A single Anatilimnocola floriformis DNA region contains:
- a CDS encoding ECF-type sigma factor, whose amino-acid sequence MSDPGSVTHWIVALKDGDLAAAAPLWQRYYRQLITLARQKLRSSSSRAADEEDVVQVAFQSFFRAIAEGRFPELNDRDGLWRLLVVITARKAIKQLHHEQRQKRGGPGTNGAAKNGKEKNGTSQGTFGIDTIGTDDEAALATFIDPEPTPDFAVQIVEECRRLLVELGDEKLRRVAVWKMEGYGNDEIAALLACSRRTVARKLDAIRTIWNKEPPP is encoded by the coding sequence ATGTCGGACCCCGGATCGGTTACGCACTGGATTGTGGCCCTCAAGGATGGGGATCTCGCCGCGGCGGCGCCGTTATGGCAGCGGTACTATCGCCAGCTGATCACGCTGGCGCGCCAAAAGTTGCGATCGTCGAGCAGCCGCGCCGCCGACGAGGAAGATGTCGTTCAGGTCGCCTTTCAAAGCTTCTTTCGGGCGATTGCGGAGGGGCGATTCCCGGAGCTGAACGATCGCGATGGCTTATGGCGGTTGCTGGTGGTGATCACCGCTCGTAAGGCGATTAAGCAGCTGCATCACGAACAGCGACAAAAACGAGGTGGTCCGGGGACAAATGGCGCGGCGAAAAACGGTAAAGAAAAAAATGGCACTTCGCAGGGAACTTTCGGGATAGATACAATAGGCACCGACGATGAAGCCGCCCTAGCAACCTTTATCGACCCCGAGCCGACGCCCGATTTTGCCGTGCAGATCGTCGAAGAATGCCGACGGTTGCTCGTCGAACTAGGGGATGAAAAACTGCGCCGCGTAGCCGTCTGGAAAATGGAAGGCTACGGCAACGACGAAATCGCCGCGCTGCTGGCCTGCTCGCGACGAACCGTCGCCCGCAAGCTCGATGCCATTCGAACGATTTGGAACAAGGAACCACCCCCTTGA
- a CDS encoding Calx-beta domain-containing protein translates to MQKQVSGRASLSRVSSSQGVKQQRRRRFLAGESRAAFKTSKLSVETLEARHLMAGAYFAPPEPTGSVNVQLTPLANVAAGTQEIVTFGVPFTRGSISAAQLSNVRVLKNGVEIPAYVEQLTPWRSIDDPAIDGQSVRVARIQIPYTFSALSTESITVEWGGTARTLNRTTLQDPRIEWHTVTSGTFVAGDNVEEPDVLPVLPKEYLAKGMLDARTDPTANAVAPTRDDPAVTDAMNFSGYTELDYAQKNFFYTIINQNPGITVNYKTDPEPWLYDRASGMYELYLRSGFTTALREAVRAADFYADHINSQGFFTLKAGDAKYAYNESLAYTYWLMGDSKMLTPISNVVSAHSGTVTRWNPNLSFWTERNVGYKLLANEVGYEVTGNAAFKNTVQTIVADLIWHQNGAGGQLPTNRVDGGLYHIGEQHDASEVEDPNVLIASSWMSALIVDPMVRVYGVWQNAQVSDFIVRMGNFEKVASKVDGDGQFEAGSMRYPDYLMRTDGTSENRTDTDVQHALDVGAVAAWATYFADLRGTPDASLRQLANDLYHTYDIGVNYWTRPGGTNFNVSPPRRYTWEYKNAASFSWALTSSDSAGQPGSLQFSASNFTVNEAQGTATITVSRSGGSTGAVSVNYATSNGTATAGSDYTATSGVLNFGAGEITKTFVIPIINDTAVEVAETVTLTLSNPTGGASLASPSTATLTIESDDTTNQPTTTTVQQGVSGYTGTTDVSITNQYAQFTGGNGSTSVTDPQGGVYQISGTNGYSIETLIRFANLGIPTNANVSAATLTLSVDTFSNNPTIRGYYLAAPWSVDPGTDLGWVHRGTGQNWNTPGALGQGTDVLAGKSFVLSGIQGTGTQAVTINLDPAVVQGWINNPSSNNGILLVNETTGAVVRINMSEQTNAALRPKLGVTYTVGTQSPQPGSLQLSAAAYAVNENQGTATITVTRSGGSEGAVAVNYATSNGTATAGSDYTATSGVLNFAAGEVSKTFTIPIINDTAVEGLETVNITLSNPTGGATLGSQVTSTLTITSDDFAAQPGSLQFNSATYAVNEANGTATITVTRTGGSDGAVSIAYATSNGSATAGSDYTATSGTLNFAAGETSKSFTIPIINDTAVEGLETVNLTLSNPTGGATLGGQATATLTITSDDVATVPGVLQFSSATYAVNETNGTATITVTRTVGSDGAVSVAYATSNGTATAGSDYAATSGVLSFAAGELSKTFTVSIINDTAVESPETVTLTLSNPTGGATLGSQATSTLTITSDDVATVPGALQFSSATYSVSETNGTVTITVTRTGGSDGAVSVAYATSNGTAAAGSDYTATSGVLNFAAGEISKSFTIPIINDTAIESPETITLTLSNPTGGATLGGVATATLTIISDDTNGQPVTVSLQQGVNGYTGTTDVSISTQYAQYNSGNGLTTFNDPQMGLYQIPGNGAYSVEDLIRFSNLGIPADAAVTGATLTLRVDSWDANPTIRGYYVAAPWSATPGASSTQLGWLSRGNGQSWSAPGARGQGTDVIAGKSFTLPTIRAVGGQTITVALDPAVVQSWVNNPAANQGILLVNESTGLVVRISTSEAATVSQRPKLSVTYSAATPAAQPLSTPLVQGASSNVSNLAAGASTSLKSAGIQASAVDVALLELLNAQTRNKSGASSDDLNAATSQSRTTKALCELFAESDQ, encoded by the coding sequence ATGCAGAAGCAAGTGTCCGGTCGTGCCTCGTTGTCTCGAGTATCGTCGTCGCAAGGTGTGAAGCAACAGCGGCGGCGGCGGTTTCTAGCCGGCGAATCGCGCGCCGCATTTAAGACCTCCAAGTTGAGCGTAGAAACGCTGGAAGCGCGCCATCTGATGGCCGGCGCTTACTTCGCGCCGCCCGAACCGACCGGCAGTGTGAATGTGCAGCTCACGCCGCTGGCGAATGTCGCGGCGGGAACTCAAGAGATCGTCACCTTCGGCGTGCCGTTCACGCGCGGATCGATTTCGGCAGCCCAACTCTCAAACGTGCGAGTTTTGAAGAACGGCGTAGAGATTCCTGCCTATGTCGAGCAACTCACACCCTGGCGCAGCATCGACGATCCCGCGATTGACGGCCAATCGGTGCGCGTGGCGCGGATTCAGATTCCGTATACATTCTCGGCACTTTCAACGGAATCGATCACCGTCGAGTGGGGCGGAACCGCGCGCACGCTGAACCGCACCACGCTGCAGGATCCGCGCATCGAATGGCACACGGTAACCAGCGGTACCTTCGTCGCCGGCGATAACGTCGAAGAACCCGACGTGCTGCCGGTGTTGCCGAAGGAATACCTGGCCAAGGGGATGCTCGATGCCCGCACCGATCCAACTGCGAATGCTGTCGCGCCGACGCGCGATGATCCTGCCGTAACCGACGCGATGAATTTCAGCGGTTACACCGAGCTCGATTACGCGCAGAAGAACTTCTTTTACACCATTATCAATCAAAACCCGGGGATCACAGTCAACTACAAAACCGATCCCGAACCGTGGCTGTATGATCGCGCGTCCGGAATGTACGAACTGTATCTCCGCAGCGGCTTCACCACCGCGCTGCGTGAAGCCGTGCGAGCGGCGGATTTCTATGCCGATCACATCAACTCGCAAGGCTTCTTCACGCTCAAGGCCGGTGATGCGAAGTACGCGTACAACGAATCGCTGGCTTACACCTATTGGCTGATGGGCGACAGCAAGATGCTGACGCCGATCTCGAACGTGGTGAGCGCGCACAGCGGCACGGTGACACGCTGGAATCCGAACCTCAGCTTTTGGACCGAGCGCAACGTCGGCTACAAGTTACTCGCCAATGAAGTGGGTTACGAAGTTACTGGGAACGCGGCCTTTAAGAATACGGTGCAGACGATCGTCGCCGATCTCATCTGGCACCAGAACGGTGCTGGTGGGCAACTGCCGACCAACCGCGTCGACGGCGGGCTGTATCACATCGGCGAACAGCACGATGCGAGCGAGGTGGAAGATCCGAATGTGCTCATTGCTTCGTCATGGATGTCGGCACTGATCGTCGATCCCATGGTCCGCGTCTATGGCGTGTGGCAGAACGCGCAGGTCAGCGACTTCATCGTACGGATGGGCAATTTCGAGAAAGTAGCGTCGAAGGTCGATGGCGATGGGCAATTCGAAGCCGGCTCGATGCGCTACCCCGATTACTTGATGCGAACCGACGGCACGAGCGAGAATCGCACCGACACCGACGTGCAGCACGCGCTCGATGTCGGCGCGGTCGCAGCCTGGGCGACCTATTTCGCCGATCTGCGCGGCACGCCCGATGCTTCGCTGCGGCAACTGGCGAACGATCTTTATCACACGTACGACATTGGTGTGAATTATTGGACTCGCCCCGGAGGAACCAATTTCAACGTTTCGCCGCCGCGGCGATATACGTGGGAATATAAGAACGCGGCGAGCTTCTCTTGGGCGCTGACCAGCAGCGATTCTGCCGGTCAGCCCGGATCGCTGCAGTTTAGCGCGAGTAACTTTACGGTGAACGAAGCGCAGGGAACGGCGACCATTACGGTTTCTCGCAGCGGCGGTTCGACCGGCGCGGTTTCGGTGAATTATGCGACGTCGAACGGCACGGCGACGGCAGGAAGCGATTACACGGCGACCAGCGGCGTGCTGAATTTCGGTGCTGGAGAAATCACGAAGACTTTTGTCATTCCCATCATCAACGATACAGCCGTTGAAGTCGCAGAGACGGTCACGCTTACGCTGAGCAATCCAACTGGCGGCGCTTCACTGGCGAGCCCATCGACGGCCACACTGACGATTGAGTCGGACGATACCACCAATCAACCGACGACGACGACGGTGCAGCAAGGAGTGAGTGGCTACACCGGTACGACCGACGTAAGCATCACCAATCAGTACGCGCAGTTCACCGGCGGCAACGGCAGCACGAGCGTGACTGATCCGCAGGGAGGCGTGTATCAAATCAGCGGGACCAACGGCTACTCGATCGAGACCTTGATCCGCTTTGCCAATCTCGGCATTCCTACGAATGCCAATGTTTCGGCCGCGACACTCACGCTGAGTGTCGACACCTTCAGCAACAACCCGACGATTCGCGGCTACTACCTGGCCGCTCCGTGGTCGGTCGATCCTGGCACCGACCTCGGCTGGGTGCATCGTGGCACGGGGCAGAACTGGAACACACCTGGTGCACTCGGCCAAGGTACCGACGTGCTCGCGGGCAAGAGCTTTGTCCTTTCCGGCATTCAAGGAACCGGCACGCAGGCGGTCACGATCAATCTTGACCCCGCTGTCGTGCAAGGCTGGATCAACAATCCAAGCTCGAACAACGGCATTCTGCTGGTGAATGAAACGACCGGGGCCGTCGTTCGCATCAACATGTCGGAGCAGACCAATGCAGCGCTGCGACCGAAGCTGGGCGTGACCTACACCGTCGGTACGCAGTCGCCGCAGCCTGGCTCGCTGCAGTTAAGTGCGGCGGCGTATGCGGTGAATGAGAACCAAGGGACGGCGACCATCACTGTCACGCGTAGCGGCGGCAGTGAAGGAGCCGTGGCGGTGAATTACGCAACCAGCAACGGTACCGCAACGGCGGGTAGCGACTACACGGCGACCAGCGGCGTGCTGAATTTCGCAGCTGGTGAGGTTTCGAAGACGTTCACGATTCCGATCATCAACGATACGGCGGTGGAAGGTTTGGAAACGGTCAATATCACCTTGAGCAATCCAACCGGCGGCGCGACGCTGGGAAGCCAGGTGACATCGACGCTGACGATCACATCGGATGATTTCGCTGCGCAGCCGGGCTCATTGCAGTTCAACAGCGCGACCTACGCGGTGAATGAAGCAAACGGCACGGCAACAATCACCGTTACTCGTACGGGCGGCAGCGACGGAGCTGTTTCTATTGCCTACGCCACCAGCAATGGTTCCGCCACAGCGGGGAGCGACTACACCGCAACCAGCGGAACTCTGAATTTCGCGGCTGGTGAAACTTCCAAGAGCTTTACGATTCCGATTATCAACGACACCGCGGTCGAAGGCTTGGAAACGGTGAATCTGACGCTGAGCAATCCAACCGGCGGAGCGACACTAGGTGGTCAAGCGACGGCGACATTGACCATCACTTCGGATGATGTGGCAACCGTGCCTGGGGTGTTGCAGTTCAGCAGTGCAACGTACGCCGTGAACGAAACGAACGGCACGGCGACGATCACCGTTACTCGCACGGTTGGCAGCGATGGTGCTGTTTCCGTTGCCTATGCCACGAGCAATGGCACGGCCACGGCGGGGAGCGATTACGCGGCAACTAGCGGAGTGTTGAGCTTTGCTGCCGGTGAACTCAGCAAGACATTTACGGTGTCGATCATCAACGACACCGCCGTGGAAAGCCCTGAGACAGTGACGCTCACGCTGAGCAATCCCACCGGCGGTGCAACGCTCGGTAGTCAAGCAACGTCGACACTGACGATCACGTCGGACGATGTCGCTACCGTACCCGGTGCTCTGCAATTTAGCAGCGCGACGTACTCCGTGAGTGAAACGAACGGCACGGTGACGATCACCGTTACTCGCACCGGTGGCAGCGACGGAGCGGTTTCAGTTGCCTATGCCACGAGCAACGGCACGGCCGCGGCGGGGAGCGATTACACCGCCACGAGTGGTGTGCTGAACTTCGCCGCCGGTGAAATCAGCAAGAGCTTTACGATTCCGATCATCAACGACACGGCGATCGAGAGTCCGGAGACCATCACGCTCACGCTGAGCAATCCCACCGGCGGCGCGACGCTCGGCGGGGTCGCTACGGCGACGTTGACGATCATTTCGGACGACACGAACGGTCAACCGGTAACCGTCAGCTTGCAGCAAGGGGTGAATGGTTACACCGGCACAACCGATGTCAGCATTTCGACACAGTACGCGCAGTACAACTCGGGCAACGGGCTGACGACTTTCAACGATCCGCAAATGGGTCTGTATCAGATACCGGGCAACGGCGCTTACAGCGTCGAGGATCTGATTCGCTTCAGCAACCTCGGCATTCCAGCGGATGCGGCGGTCACCGGCGCAACGTTGACGCTGCGGGTCGATTCGTGGGATGCCAATCCGACGATTCGCGGCTACTATGTTGCGGCGCCGTGGAGTGCAACACCGGGAGCGAGCAGCACGCAGCTCGGCTGGTTGAGTCGCGGCAATGGTCAGAGTTGGAGCGCGCCGGGAGCGCGTGGTCAGGGGACCGACGTGATTGCTGGCAAAAGCTTCACGCTGCCAACGATAAGAGCTGTCGGCGGGCAGACGATCACGGTGGCTCTCGATCCTGCCGTGGTGCAAAGTTGGGTAAATAACCCGGCCGCGAACCAGGGGATTCTGCTGGTCAATGAATCGACGGGCTTAGTTGTGCGCATCAGCACTTCGGAAGCTGCGACCGTTTCGCAGCGACCAAAGTTGAGCGTGACCTACTCAGCCGCCACGCCTGCCGCGCAACCGTTGTCGACGCCTTTGGTCCAGGGAGCGAGCAGCAATGTTTCGAACCTGGCTGCGGGCGCAAGTACGAGCTTGAAGTCGGCAGGCATCCAAGCAAGTGCTGTCGATGTTGCCCTGCTCGAGCTGCTGAACGCTCAAACGCGCAACAAGTCGGGCGCGAGCAGCGACGACTTGAATGCCGCGACGAGCCAGTCGCGAACGACCAAGGCTCTCTGTGAACTGTTCGCTGAATCGGATCAGTAA
- a CDS encoding WD40 repeat domain-containing serine/threonine protein kinase has product MSETLAKSAISKIGAAGDIAAQSAGKKADLRPTASEVWQIEQICDEFEAAWKAGQHPKLESFLRRANTRLHEVLLSQLLPLELEYRWRAGEMPRPAEYEMRFPSVTDIDEQITAARREAFNLSGSDQLLPERIGEYRLIRLIGRGGMGVVYEALHEVEQRRVALKMLSRMSQADAIARERFRREAEATGKLTHPNIVQIFEVGEFQGQPFLALEYVAGPTLAEQWKQSRRSPAEAAEIVEQLARAIHYAHEQGIIHRDLKPGNVLLSPDRPKITDFGLATPLESSDLTMTGEIVGTPDYMSPEQARGKCSRQNVGKAADVYALGAMLYTGVAGRPPFQGATALDALELVRSHEPVFPSRINPAVPRDLETICLKCLEKDPTRRYATAEALADDLHRFLMSEPVLARRPGQFERFRRLCRRNPVTAVTTVLGLVAMLLAVGFTASHSVTLQLRAEQKLTKEALRNVEIQKSRAEDNALQLTQQQALTTSALVDAERFRQRAEALSTSLAMERGLTLIDQGDVGRGMLLLGHCLQIAPASDKDLHHVIRANLAAIHRRMPLQLHAVLEHKGEVRAAAFSPNGKLLLAGGRNSRPQLWDVETGKPIGEPLPHGGEVKSVVFSHDGTFVVTASTDKTVRVWDTLTRVPIGELLAHPQAVHSMALSSDNKLLATGCNDGTTTLWELPSGTQLRQWKQAASVHTMAFSPDGGKLVTGNAMRRAQMWNVQTGEPFGEAMVHQGEVLSAAYRPDGWWLVTGTENGSVQFWEANTGKSIGFPLVHRGPVRTVGYSADGRTLWTGGAYGQVRLWDAAIMTPLGSPIHHQSVVHTVAQTKDQRYLATGSADGILRIWQKPDVADQSLVIPHKHLVYCLAISPDGESLVSGTADPTGQIRSTKTGAIIGQPLVHKHSLLDAAYSPDGKVIVTASIDRTARLWNAADGTPIGEPLVHTGHVYSVMFSPDGQTLLTGAKDNGLRFWNPKTGEQIGETIMLPNWVHAAVYSPDGQTILTGCEDGNARLYDVATRELITTIPHRGPVKAAAFSPDGTKFLTGTWDDRTARLFDAETLEPIGPPLAHQEHVLAVAFSPDSKTMATGAWDGTARLWDVATGRPISPPLVHQYAIRDVAFSPDGSRLWTGGFDRMVKAWELTPPTTGEVNHIVTWLQVLTGLELDADGVFRELNSATWTKRRDQLTEFGGPPTVLLPARSGPVHPEAGRVDMSFHRPSRAEPSS; this is encoded by the coding sequence TTGAGCGAAACGTTGGCCAAGTCAGCCATCAGCAAGATCGGCGCCGCCGGCGATATCGCCGCGCAGTCTGCCGGCAAAAAAGCTGATCTCCGGCCGACGGCCAGCGAAGTCTGGCAAATTGAGCAGATCTGCGACGAATTCGAAGCAGCCTGGAAAGCCGGCCAGCATCCCAAGCTCGAGTCGTTCCTCCGCCGGGCCAATACACGGCTGCACGAAGTCCTGCTCTCGCAACTATTGCCACTCGAGCTCGAATACCGCTGGCGAGCGGGAGAAATGCCTCGGCCCGCCGAATACGAAATGCGGTTTCCGAGCGTCACCGATATCGATGAGCAAATCACCGCGGCCCGGCGTGAAGCTTTCAATCTCAGCGGCAGCGATCAACTGCTGCCGGAACGGATCGGCGAATATCGCTTGATCCGCCTTATCGGCCGCGGCGGCATGGGCGTGGTGTATGAAGCGCTGCACGAAGTTGAGCAGCGGCGCGTCGCACTGAAAATGCTCAGCCGCATGAGCCAGGCCGATGCGATTGCCCGCGAGCGATTTCGCCGCGAAGCCGAAGCCACCGGCAAACTCACGCATCCCAATATTGTGCAGATCTTTGAGGTCGGCGAGTTCCAAGGCCAGCCGTTTCTCGCGCTCGAATATGTCGCCGGTCCTACGCTGGCCGAGCAATGGAAGCAGTCGCGGCGTTCACCGGCCGAAGCGGCTGAGATTGTCGAGCAACTCGCGCGGGCAATTCACTACGCCCACGAGCAAGGCATCATCCATCGCGACCTGAAACCGGGGAACGTGCTTCTCTCGCCCGACCGGCCGAAGATCACCGACTTCGGTCTGGCCACGCCGCTCGAGAGTTCCGACCTGACCATGACGGGTGAAATCGTCGGCACGCCCGATTACATGTCGCCTGAACAGGCCCGCGGTAAATGCAGCCGACAGAACGTGGGGAAGGCCGCCGACGTCTACGCCCTCGGCGCGATGCTGTATACCGGCGTGGCGGGACGGCCGCCGTTTCAGGGAGCGACGGCGCTCGATGCCCTGGAACTCGTGCGCTCGCATGAACCGGTTTTCCCTTCGCGCATCAATCCCGCCGTGCCGCGCGACTTGGAAACCATCTGCCTGAAGTGCCTCGAAAAAGATCCCACTCGGCGCTATGCCACGGCCGAAGCACTCGCCGACGATTTACATCGCTTTCTGATGAGCGAGCCGGTCTTGGCGCGACGGCCGGGACAATTCGAGCGCTTCCGTCGTCTGTGCCGCCGAAATCCGGTCACTGCCGTCACCACCGTCCTCGGACTGGTCGCAATGTTGCTGGCCGTTGGCTTCACCGCGAGTCATTCCGTGACATTGCAGCTGCGTGCCGAACAAAAACTGACCAAGGAAGCGCTGCGGAATGTTGAAATTCAAAAATCTCGCGCCGAGGATAATGCGTTACAGCTCACTCAGCAGCAAGCACTGACCACATCGGCCCTCGTCGATGCCGAACGTTTTCGGCAGCGGGCCGAGGCGCTCTCCACAAGCCTGGCCATGGAGCGCGGCTTGACGCTCATCGACCAAGGCGACGTTGGCCGCGGGATGCTGTTGCTCGGTCATTGCCTGCAGATTGCGCCGGCCTCGGACAAAGATCTCCATCACGTCATTCGCGCGAACCTGGCCGCGATTCATCGTCGCATGCCCTTGCAATTGCACGCCGTGCTCGAGCATAAGGGAGAAGTTCGTGCAGCCGCCTTCAGCCCCAACGGCAAGCTGCTGCTGGCAGGCGGTCGCAACAGCCGGCCGCAGCTGTGGGATGTCGAAACCGGCAAGCCCATCGGTGAGCCGCTGCCGCATGGCGGGGAAGTGAAGAGTGTCGTCTTCAGTCATGACGGCACGTTCGTGGTGACGGCGAGCACCGACAAAACGGTGCGCGTTTGGGACACGCTCACCCGCGTGCCGATCGGCGAATTGCTCGCTCATCCGCAAGCCGTGCACTCGATGGCCCTCAGCTCCGATAACAAGTTGCTCGCGACAGGCTGCAACGATGGCACGACCACACTCTGGGAACTTCCCAGTGGTACGCAACTTCGGCAGTGGAAGCAAGCCGCGTCGGTCCACACCATGGCTTTCAGCCCCGATGGTGGCAAGCTTGTCACTGGCAACGCGATGCGGCGGGCTCAGATGTGGAACGTGCAAACGGGCGAGCCCTTCGGCGAGGCGATGGTTCACCAAGGCGAGGTCCTCTCGGCCGCCTATCGTCCCGATGGCTGGTGGCTTGTGACCGGCACCGAGAACGGCAGCGTGCAATTTTGGGAAGCCAATACCGGCAAATCGATCGGCTTTCCGCTCGTCCATCGCGGTCCCGTGCGAACCGTTGGTTACAGCGCCGACGGCAGAACATTGTGGACCGGCGGCGCTTACGGACAGGTGCGCTTGTGGGACGCCGCGATCATGACTCCGCTGGGCTCGCCCATTCATCATCAAAGCGTGGTGCATACGGTTGCGCAAACGAAGGATCAGCGTTATCTCGCCACCGGCAGTGCCGATGGGATTTTGCGAATCTGGCAGAAACCCGATGTTGCCGATCAGAGCTTGGTGATTCCGCACAAGCATCTGGTCTATTGCCTCGCGATCAGCCCCGATGGCGAATCGCTCGTCAGCGGCACAGCCGATCCGACGGGACAGATCCGCAGCACCAAGACCGGCGCCATTATCGGTCAGCCTCTCGTGCACAAGCATTCGCTGCTCGACGCGGCATACAGTCCCGACGGCAAGGTCATTGTGACTGCGAGCATCGATCGCACGGCCCGCTTATGGAACGCTGCCGATGGCACACCGATTGGCGAGCCGCTGGTACACACAGGCCATGTCTACTCGGTGATGTTCAGCCCCGATGGGCAAACGTTGCTGACGGGCGCAAAGGACAACGGCCTACGTTTTTGGAATCCAAAAACGGGCGAGCAAATCGGCGAAACGATCATGCTGCCGAACTGGGTCCATGCTGCCGTCTACAGCCCCGATGGCCAGACAATTCTGACTGGCTGCGAAGATGGCAACGCGAGGCTGTACGACGTCGCGACGCGCGAGCTGATCACGACGATTCCACATCGCGGCCCCGTAAAAGCCGCCGCGTTTAGTCCTGATGGGACCAAGTTCTTGACCGGCACTTGGGACGATCGCACCGCGCGACTGTTCGATGCCGAGACACTGGAACCCATTGGCCCACCGCTCGCCCACCAAGAGCATGTTCTCGCCGTGGCCTTCAGTCCCGATAGCAAAACCATGGCGACCGGCGCCTGGGACGGCACCGCGCGCTTGTGGGATGTCGCCACCGGTCGGCCGATCAGTCCGCCATTGGTGCATCAATACGCCATTCGCGATGTCGCCTTCAGCCCCGATGGCAGTCGACTATGGACCGGCGGTTTCGATCGCATGGTGAAGGCCTGGGAACTGACGCCGCCGACGACTGGCGAAGTGAATCACATCGTCACCTGGCTGCAAGTCCTCACCGGCCTTGAGCTCGATGCTGACGGCGTGTTTCGTGAACTGAATTCGGCGACGTGGACGAAGCGTCGCGACCAACTGACTGAATTCGGTGGTCCCCCCACCGTTCTCCTGCCCGCGCGTTCTGGCCCGGTCCATCCGGAAGCAGGCCGCGTGGATATGTCCTTTCATCGTCCCTCTCGTGCGGAGCCGAGTTCGTGA